In Pseudomonas lalkuanensis, the following are encoded in one genomic region:
- a CDS encoding flavin reductase family protein, whose product MLSFDFAKLSPREKYKILIGSVVPRPIALVTTVDAEGRANAAPFSFFNALSADPPILALGVENHADLSPKDTTRNAQLNQEFTVNIVNDALVEAMNVCAVPFEPGFDELVAAGLTALPGSRVGCPYIAEAPVALECRRMMGLSIGQSREIILGEVLMVHVRDDLIDPATLYIDQLGLDAIGRMGGHGYARTREYFDLPTRSLQAWRDDPHGGERQWPPEPAHRQ is encoded by the coding sequence ATGCTGAGCTTCGACTTCGCCAAACTGAGCCCCCGCGAGAAGTACAAGATCCTCATTGGCAGCGTGGTGCCCCGGCCCATCGCCCTGGTCACCACGGTGGACGCCGAAGGCCGCGCCAATGCCGCGCCCTTCAGCTTCTTCAATGCGCTGTCCGCCGACCCGCCGATCCTCGCCCTGGGGGTGGAAAACCACGCCGACCTCAGTCCCAAGGACACTACGCGCAACGCCCAGCTGAACCAGGAATTCACCGTGAACATCGTCAACGATGCCCTGGTGGAAGCCATGAACGTCTGCGCCGTGCCCTTCGAGCCGGGCTTCGACGAGCTGGTGGCGGCGGGGCTCACCGCACTGCCTGGCAGCCGTGTCGGATGCCCCTACATTGCCGAGGCCCCGGTGGCCCTGGAGTGCCGGCGGATGATGGGCCTGTCCATCGGCCAGTCGCGGGAAATCATCCTTGGCGAAGTGCTGATGGTTCACGTGCGCGACGACCTGATCGATCCGGCCACCCTCTACATCGACCAGCTCGGCCTCGACGCCATCGGCCGCATGGGCGGCCACGGCTATGCGCGGACGCGGGAGTATTTCGATCTGCCGACCCGCTCCCTGCAGGCCTGGCGCGACGATCCCCACGGCGGTGAGCGCCAGTGGCCTCCTGAGCCAGCGCATCGCCAATGA
- a CDS encoding amidohydrolase family protein: MKASCVVGFDGTRHVLWRDGEVVIEGSRVLFVGRGFPGPVGQWIDYGNALLGPGFIDLDALGDLDSTVLSMDNGDENAMGRMWSAEYLARGPQESYSFDEEVFKYRYAFTQLIRNGITTAMPITSMYYREWAETYDEFAAVAGVAAELGLRTYLGPCYMSGMQYLQADGSRAEHWDEARGLAGLDAAERFFRDFDGTRGGLIRGALLPDRIQTCTPALLQRTAALSRELAAPVRLHCCQGPGEVALVKALRGKAPLAWLEELDLLGPRAVLPHGIYIEGDDDLARLAHSGASLVHCPVVFARDGEALDSFGRYRAHGVNFALGTDTCPADLLDNMRQGLNIARLKEGGSTQTSALDLYNAATLGGAKALGRDDLGRLAPGAKADITLFSLDGLHLGPLFDPLKNLILAGRGDDCIASWIDGRCVMQDGQVNGVDYASLQRQAQRQFHRLMQSHADRAFGQPDWRTLFQPAIPFADAWSADRPLCTLASPNDDKR, encoded by the coding sequence ATGAAAGCGAGCTGCGTGGTCGGTTTCGACGGGACGCGCCATGTGCTCTGGCGCGACGGTGAAGTGGTGATCGAAGGTTCGCGGGTGCTCTTCGTCGGCCGGGGCTTTCCCGGCCCGGTGGGCCAGTGGATCGACTACGGCAACGCCCTGCTCGGTCCCGGCTTCATCGACCTCGACGCCCTCGGCGACCTCGACTCCACCGTGCTCTCCATGGACAACGGCGACGAGAACGCCATGGGCCGCATGTGGTCGGCGGAGTACCTCGCCCGCGGGCCGCAGGAGAGCTACAGCTTCGATGAGGAGGTCTTCAAATACCGCTACGCCTTCACCCAGCTGATCCGCAACGGCATCACCACCGCCATGCCGATCACCTCCATGTACTACCGGGAGTGGGCGGAAACCTACGACGAATTCGCCGCCGTGGCCGGCGTTGCCGCCGAGTTGGGCCTGCGTACCTACCTCGGCCCCTGCTACATGAGCGGCATGCAGTACCTGCAGGCGGACGGCAGCCGCGCCGAACACTGGGACGAAGCGCGCGGCCTGGCCGGACTGGACGCCGCCGAGCGCTTCTTCCGCGATTTCGATGGCACCCGGGGCGGGCTGATCCGAGGCGCCCTGCTGCCCGACCGCATCCAGACCTGCACCCCGGCGCTGTTGCAACGAACCGCCGCCCTCAGCCGCGAACTGGCCGCACCGGTACGCCTGCATTGCTGCCAGGGTCCCGGCGAGGTCGCATTGGTCAAGGCGCTGCGCGGCAAGGCACCGTTGGCCTGGCTGGAGGAACTGGACCTGCTCGGCCCACGCGCCGTGCTGCCTCACGGCATCTACATCGAAGGCGACGACGACCTCGCACGCCTGGCGCACAGTGGCGCCAGCCTGGTGCACTGCCCGGTGGTGTTCGCCCGTGACGGCGAGGCGCTGGACTCCTTCGGCCGCTACCGCGCCCATGGCGTCAACTTCGCCCTCGGCACCGATACCTGTCCGGCGGACCTTCTGGACAACATGCGCCAGGGCCTGAACATCGCCCGGCTCAAGGAAGGTGGCAGCACACAGACCAGCGCCCTCGACCTCTACAACGCTGCCACCCTCGGCGGCGCCAAAGCCCTTGGGCGCGACGACCTCGGCCGCCTGGCACCCGGCGCCAAGGCCGACATCACCCTGTTCAGCCTCGACGGCCTGCACCTCGGCCCGCTGTTCGACCCGCTGAAGAACCTGATCCTCGCCGGCCGCGGCGACGACTGCATCGCCAGCTGGATCGACGGCCGCTGCGTGATGCAGGACGGCCAGGTCAACGGCGTCGATTACGCCAGCCTCCAGCGACAAGCCCAGCGGCAGTTCCACAGGCTGATGCAAAGCCATGCCGATCGGGCATTCGGCCAACCCGACTGGCGCACGCTGTTCCAGCCGGCGATTCCCTTCGCCGACGCCTGGAGCGCGGACCGCCCGCTCTGCACCCTTGCCAGCCCGAACGACGACAAGAGATGA
- a CDS encoding amidohydrolase family protein, whose amino-acid sequence MTDTYWLRNVRPFGGAAEDFLIQSGRFAERRPTSDAPLAAGDIDGGGQLMTCALVESHIHLDKTLWGQPWRPNSAGPTLKDYIANERRVLREVTAPIAERAGALLENCIARGSLTLRCHVDIDPEFGLRHVEAMQALRERYRDLIDLELVVFPQTGLVSRPGTAELMREAMGLGVENVGGLDPCGIDNDPIAQLDIVFGLASEFDRGVDIHLHDKGELGLWQIARIADYTERFNRQGRVMISHAYCLGMAPWSQVKPLAERLAALNISLMSSAPADCSVPPFLALHEAGVNLCLGSDGIRDAWSPMGNGDMLERAMLLAFRFDLAKDEELATAFDAASQHGAKALGLAEHGLTLGARADFLLMDAQSLGEAVVARPPRQVYRTGKLIATQGRLLESRL is encoded by the coding sequence ATGACCGACACCTATTGGCTGCGCAATGTCCGCCCCTTCGGCGGCGCGGCTGAAGACTTCCTCATCCAGAGTGGCCGCTTCGCCGAGCGCCGCCCCACCAGCGATGCCCCGCTGGCCGCCGGCGATATCGACGGTGGCGGCCAACTGATGACCTGCGCCCTGGTGGAAAGCCACATCCACCTGGACAAGACCCTCTGGGGCCAGCCCTGGCGTCCCAACAGCGCCGGCCCGACGCTCAAGGACTACATCGCCAACGAGCGCCGCGTGCTGCGCGAGGTCACCGCGCCCATCGCTGAACGTGCCGGTGCACTGCTGGAGAACTGCATCGCCCGTGGCTCGCTGACCCTGCGCTGCCACGTGGACATCGACCCCGAGTTCGGCCTGCGCCACGTGGAAGCCATGCAGGCCCTGCGCGAGCGCTACCGCGACCTGATCGACCTGGAGCTGGTGGTGTTCCCGCAGACCGGGCTGGTCAGCCGTCCGGGCACCGCCGAACTGATGCGCGAGGCCATGGGCCTTGGCGTCGAGAACGTCGGCGGCCTCGACCCCTGCGGCATCGACAACGACCCCATCGCCCAGCTCGATATCGTCTTCGGCCTGGCCAGCGAGTTCGACCGGGGCGTGGACATCCACCTGCACGACAAGGGTGAACTGGGCCTCTGGCAGATCGCCCGCATCGCCGACTACACCGAGCGGTTCAATCGTCAGGGCCGGGTGATGATCAGCCACGCCTACTGCCTGGGCATGGCGCCCTGGAGCCAGGTGAAGCCGCTGGCCGAGCGCCTCGCCGCGCTCAACATCTCGCTGATGAGTTCGGCGCCCGCCGACTGCTCCGTGCCGCCCTTCCTCGCCCTGCACGAGGCCGGCGTGAACCTCTGCCTCGGCTCCGACGGCATCCGCGACGCCTGGTCCCCCATGGGCAATGGCGACATGCTCGAACGCGCCATGCTCCTGGCCTTCCGCTTCGACCTCGCCAAGGACGAGGAACTGGCCACCGCCTTCGATGCCGCCAGCCAGCACGGCGCCAAGGCCCTTGGCCTTGCGGAACACGGCCTCACCCTCGGTGCCCGCGCGGACTTCCTGCTGATGGACGCGCAAAGCCTGGGCGAAGCCGTGGTCGCGCGGCCGCCTCGCCAGGTCTATCGCACCGGCAAGCTGATCGCCACCCAGGGCCGCCTGCTGGAGAGCCGCCTGTGA
- a CDS encoding extracellular solute-binding protein, whose protein sequence is MKLKALRHGVAGFALSCFAATVAQADEPKELFFYNWTDYYPVELLAKFEKETGIKVTMDGYDSNETLLAKLQAGGASYDVIVPSHSIMRTLIEQNLLQAIDSPSLPNFAHVKPAFRNPDFDPGRKYSAPYLWGTTGFSYDSARVPGGKLDDSWKEFFEPRPELQGQVAALDTPSSVINAASHYLGVDECTENPQDAKRILELLQKQKPFLKMYSSDNTVDRMASGEVIMMQNWNGSTARATLQKNTIKYVYPREGVAMFQDNFAVPKSAPHPGNARVFIDWMMKPENAAAVSNAIAYANGIDSDALLDKKWKVMDAINMPDEFAERLRPEKECSNQARELQDRIWSRLKG, encoded by the coding sequence CCGCCACCGTCGCCCAGGCGGACGAGCCCAAGGAGCTGTTCTTCTACAACTGGACCGACTACTACCCGGTGGAACTGCTGGCCAAGTTCGAGAAGGAAACCGGCATCAAGGTCACCATGGACGGCTACGACAGCAACGAGACCCTGCTGGCCAAGCTGCAGGCCGGCGGCGCCAGCTACGACGTCATCGTGCCGTCCCACTCCATCATGCGCACCCTGATCGAACAGAACCTGCTGCAGGCAATCGACTCCCCCAGCCTGCCGAACTTCGCCCACGTGAAGCCGGCCTTCCGCAACCCGGACTTCGACCCCGGCCGCAAATACTCGGCACCTTACCTCTGGGGCACCACCGGCTTCTCCTACGACAGCGCGCGGGTGCCGGGCGGCAAGCTGGATGATTCCTGGAAGGAGTTCTTCGAGCCGCGTCCGGAACTGCAGGGCCAGGTGGCCGCACTGGACACCCCGAGCAGCGTGATCAACGCCGCCAGCCACTACCTGGGCGTGGACGAGTGCACCGAAAACCCGCAGGACGCCAAGCGCATCCTCGAACTGCTGCAGAAGCAGAAGCCCTTCCTGAAGATGTACAGCTCCGACAACACCGTGGACCGCATGGCCTCGGGCGAAGTGATCATGATGCAGAACTGGAACGGCTCCACCGCCCGCGCCACCCTGCAGAAGAACACCATCAAGTACGTCTACCCGCGTGAAGGCGTGGCCATGTTCCAGGACAACTTCGCCGTGCCGAAAAGCGCGCCGCACCCGGGCAACGCCAGGGTCTTCATCGACTGGATGATGAAGCCCGAGAACGCCGCCGCAGTGTCCAACGCCATCGCCTACGCCAACGGCATCGACAGCGATGCGCTGCTGGACAAGAAGTGGAAGGTGATGGACGCCATCAACATGCCCGACGAGTTCGCCGAACGCCTGCGCCCGGAGAAGGAATGCAGCAACCAGGCCCGCGAGCTGCAGGACCGCATCTGGTCCAGGCTCAAGGGCTGA
- a CDS encoding LysR substrate-binding domain-containing protein translates to MNLFQLRAFDAVVREGSFTRAAERLCISQPAVTGHVKALEEHYQVQLLRRTARQVEPTELGRCLAAISHQLFALADRAEDLLDSSQALTSGRLDLAADSPHLVMPLLARMRERYPGVRINLRLGNTQETLTALHGERVDLALVSDIAPRAGLHLLPLGEARLCLLLPAAHPWIGSREDVALHELRGEVLLQREPGSLTRRTFERACASQELELPADLELNSREAVIEAVAAGIGVSVIYGQEAPKDPRVKVLPLKGEGLVSRHFLACQQRHAELRVVKAFFEVAGDVGYPSP, encoded by the coding sequence ATGAACCTGTTCCAGCTCCGCGCCTTCGATGCGGTGGTCCGCGAGGGCAGCTTCACCCGCGCCGCCGAGCGCCTGTGCATCAGCCAGCCGGCGGTGACCGGGCACGTGAAGGCGCTGGAGGAGCACTACCAGGTGCAGCTCTTGCGACGCACCGCGCGGCAGGTGGAACCCACCGAACTGGGCCGGTGCCTGGCCGCCATCAGCCATCAGTTGTTCGCCTTGGCGGACCGCGCCGAAGACCTGCTGGACAGCAGCCAGGCGCTGACATCGGGTCGCCTCGATCTCGCGGCCGACAGCCCGCATCTGGTCATGCCGCTGCTGGCGCGGATGCGCGAGCGCTACCCCGGCGTGCGCATCAACCTGCGCCTGGGCAACACCCAGGAAACCCTCACGGCGCTGCATGGCGAGCGGGTGGACCTGGCGCTGGTCAGCGATATCGCGCCGCGTGCGGGCCTGCACCTGCTGCCGCTGGGGGAAGCGCGGCTCTGCCTGCTGCTGCCGGCGGCACATCCCTGGATCGGCAGCCGTGAGGATGTGGCCCTGCACGAACTTCGGGGCGAAGTGCTGTTGCAACGGGAACCCGGCTCCCTGACCCGCCGCACCTTCGAGCGGGCCTGTGCCAGCCAGGAGCTGGAGCTGCCGGCGGACCTCGAGCTGAATAGCCGCGAGGCGGTGATCGAGGCGGTGGCGGCGGGAATCGGCGTGAGCGTCATCTACGGCCAGGAGGCGCCGAAGGACCCGCGCGTGAAGGTGCTTCCGCTCAAGGGTGAAGGGCTGGTGAGCCGGCACTTCCTCGCCTGCCAGCAGCGCCATGCGGAGTTGCGGGTGGTGAAGGCGTTCTTCGAGGTGGCCGGGGATGTGGGGTATCCGAGCCCCTAG